A genomic segment from Andrena cerasifolii isolate SP2316 chromosome 7, iyAndCera1_principal, whole genome shotgun sequence encodes:
- the LOC143371426 gene encoding cilia- and flagella-associated protein 276: MEVITTRNPYPLPDLSSEGVWIRRPVLGSKVSAKDKGWSNKVKPHERLFAHHTLNSIRKDSRLVRLQVPNDALDLALTTVYVHSQDTLVPKVYVPMQPEALGKKTWRVLKNVIQVHQKSAFPGMEDDPVSSLLKDAECYRGPVPERRNHPSNVKLNITGPHSVQSNPGYSRKIDGTFYGI, encoded by the exons ATGGAAGTGATTACTACCCGAAATCCTTACCCCTTGCCGGATCTATCCAGCGAGGGGGTGTGGATCCGACGACCTGTGCTGGGTAGTAAAGTTTCGGCGAAGGATAAAGGCTGGAGCAACAAGGTGAAACCTCACGAGCGTCTGTTCGCGCATCATACGCTAAATAGTATACGGAAAGACAGCAGGCTCGTGAGATTACAG GTACCCAATGATGCCCTCGACCTGGCGCTCACGACTGTCTATGTCCACAGCCAGGACACGTTGGTGCCCAAAGTGTACGTCCCTATGCAGCCGGAAGCGTTGGGAAAGAAGACTTGGcgtgttttaaaaaatgtgattCAG gTTCACCAGAAGTCAGCGTTTCCTGGAATGGAGGATGACCCGGTGTCATCGTTGCTGAAGGATGCGGAATGCTATCGTGGCCCAGTGCCCGAGAGGAGAAACCATCCGAGTAACGTGAAATTAAATATCACCGGCCCACACTCGGTTCAATCTAATCCCGGGTACAGCCGTAAAATAGACGGAACTTTTTACGGTATTTAA